A stretch of Mucilaginibacter terrae DNA encodes these proteins:
- a CDS encoding DNA-3-methyladenine glycosylase I produces the protein MAAKKTVEPVTDNLKRCAWCGSDPLYTKYHDEEWGKTVHDDKVLFEFLVLESAQAGLSWITILRRRENYRKAFANFDVKKVAAMTADDVERLMQDEGIIRNRLKIKTTISNAQLFIAVQKEFGSFDKYLYSFMPHGKPFNNQSSTFAVSTPVSDAIAKDMKKRGFKFFGTTICYAYMQAVGMVNDHVVGCSFK, from the coding sequence ATGGCAGCTAAAAAAACTGTTGAACCCGTAACCGATAACCTGAAAAGATGCGCCTGGTGCGGTTCCGACCCGCTTTACACGAAATATCATGATGAGGAATGGGGCAAAACTGTGCATGATGATAAAGTGCTATTTGAATTCTTGGTGCTTGAATCGGCACAGGCTGGGCTGAGCTGGATAACCATCCTTCGTCGCCGCGAAAACTACCGCAAGGCATTTGCCAATTTCGATGTAAAAAAAGTAGCTGCCATGACTGCCGATGATGTGGAGCGCTTAATGCAGGATGAAGGCATTATTCGTAACCGCTTAAAAATAAAAACCACCATTAGTAATGCGCAGCTCTTTATTGCCGTGCAAAAAGAGTTTGGCTCGTTTGATAAATACCTGTACAGCTTTATGCCCCATGGCAAGCCCTTTAACAACCAATCAAGCACCTTCGCGGTTAGTACCCCGGTATCAGATGCCATTGCAAAAGACATGAAAAAGCGCGGCTTTAAATTCTTTGGCACCACTATTTGCTATGCTTATATGCAAGCTGTAGGTATGGTGAATGATCATGTGGTGGGGTGTAGCTTTAAATAA
- a CDS encoding ArnT family glycosyltransferase, producing MTHTPINNQTWFWLFFSLLVAYVFGLFVPLMNEDASHHANIALHMVQHHNYVDLVDDMGKDYLDKPHLHFWLAALSFNLFGVNTIAYKVPALLATILGLFSTFKLGSRLYNRNAGMLAAIIYASAQAQFLANNDVRMDALLAAGIAFATWQLVQSAVDGRWYNYLFAGLGLAMAFTTKGMIGFVMPCAALFFYLLYQRNWGMMFNWRWLVVLVFWAVFTAPCVYAYYLQYDLHPEKVVRGMKNVSGVKFILWKQNFERLEGKSWGKGHKDYFFFFHTMLWAFLPFCLLTYIAFFDRVAFFVKTRFQVFKNYELLTTASIIFIFLIISSSGYQLPHYLNVLFPYFAIITAGFLVQKLDMHQFKALKAFLNVQYLVIAVVAILLVVLNFWCFPINRCMVIITSLIILGVMLYVFAKEREVFIRLVILSVLMASLTNVLLNGHVYQELLRYQGGTGLAQLVNRKHIPKKQIYNYIDHSSGFNFYTQNLTPYIEIDEIKAKRAKGDTVWLFSSKEHLHYLKDNHVEFDLVYSDADYGITRLSKDFLNPKTRSQTLGRDYLLRVK from the coding sequence ATGACGCATACCCCTATCAATAATCAAACCTGGTTTTGGCTGTTCTTTTCATTATTGGTTGCCTACGTTTTCGGGCTTTTTGTACCGTTGATGAATGAAGACGCATCGCACCACGCCAACATAGCCCTGCACATGGTGCAGCATCATAACTATGTTGATTTGGTTGATGATATGGGTAAAGACTACCTCGACAAGCCTCACCTGCACTTTTGGCTGGCGGCACTATCATTTAACTTATTTGGTGTAAATACCATTGCTTATAAAGTCCCGGCTTTGCTGGCTACTATTTTAGGTTTGTTCTCTACCTTTAAATTGGGTTCGAGGCTGTATAATCGTAATGCGGGTATGTTGGCCGCTATAATTTATGCCAGTGCGCAAGCCCAATTTTTGGCCAATAATGATGTACGGATGGATGCCTTGCTGGCTGCAGGCATTGCATTTGCCACATGGCAACTGGTACAATCGGCGGTGGATGGAAGGTGGTACAATTATCTTTTTGCCGGGTTAGGATTAGCCATGGCCTTTACCACAAAGGGTATGATCGGCTTTGTGATGCCTTGCGCCGCGTTGTTTTTTTACCTGCTTTACCAGCGCAACTGGGGCATGATGTTTAACTGGCGCTGGCTGGTGGTACTGGTATTTTGGGCCGTGTTTACCGCACCCTGTGTATATGCATACTATTTACAGTACGATCTTCACCCCGAAAAGGTGGTGCGGGGCATGAAGAATGTATCGGGTGTGAAATTCATTCTTTGGAAACAAAACTTTGAACGCCTGGAAGGCAAGAGCTGGGGCAAGGGCCATAAAGATTACTTCTTCTTTTTCCATACCATGTTGTGGGCTTTTCTGCCGTTTTGCTTGTTAACCTATATTGCGTTTTTTGACAGGGTTGCTTTCTTTGTAAAAACACGTTTTCAGGTTTTTAAAAATTATGAGCTTTTAACAACAGCGTCCATTATTTTCATTTTCTTAATTATCTCCTCATCGGGTTACCAGTTGCCGCATTATTTAAATGTACTATTCCCGTATTTTGCCATTATTACTGCCGGCTTTTTGGTGCAAAAACTGGATATGCACCAGTTTAAAGCACTCAAGGCTTTCTTAAATGTGCAATACCTGGTTATTGCTGTTGTAGCAATTTTGCTTGTAGTACTTAATTTCTGGTGCTTCCCTATAAACCGCTGCATGGTAATTATTACCTCTTTAATCATATTGGGGGTAATGCTATATGTTTTTGCCAAAGAGCGCGAGGTATTTATACGTTTGGTGATACTATCGGTTTTAATGGCATCGCTCACCAATGTGCTGCTCAATGGCCACGTTTACCAGGAGTTATTACGCTACCAGGGCGGCACAGGACTGGCCCAGTTGGTTAACCGCAAGCACATTCCTAAAAAACAGATATATAATTATATCGATCATAGTTCGGGCTTTAACTTTTATACACAAAACCTTACGCCATATATTGAAATTGATGAAATAAAGGCCAAAAGAGCCAAAGGCGATACCGTGTGGCTTTTTTCATCAAAAGAGCACTTGCATTATTTAAAAGATAATCATGTGGAGTTCGACCTTGTATACTCAGATGCTGATTATGGCATTACACGCCTTAGTAAAGATTTTTTAAACCCCAAAACCCGGAGCCAAACGCTGGGAAGAGATTATTTACTTAGGGTAAAGTAG
- a CDS encoding ribosome maturation factor RimP: MTNVEKRAAELVEEKLAEKPGIFLVSVKMHSNGKLIILIDGDNGLGIRDCVDVSRHVGFHLEEENIVADAYNLEVSSPGIDTPLEQPRQYLKNIGRQIAIKTTDGGKREGKLLGYTNDGVQIEETIKQKGKKAELVESTIPTENIAETKVLISFK, translated from the coding sequence ATGACTAACGTTGAAAAGAGGGCGGCAGAACTGGTTGAAGAAAAACTGGCCGAAAAGCCCGGGATATTTTTAGTGAGCGTAAAAATGCACAGCAATGGCAAGCTCATTATTTTAATTGATGGCGATAACGGTTTGGGCATACGCGATTGTGTAGATGTGAGCCGCCATGTAGGTTTCCATTTAGAGGAAGAAAACATTGTTGCCGATGCCTATAACCTCGAGGTTTCATCGCCCGGAATTGACACACCGCTGGAGCAGCCCCGACAGTATTTAAAAAACATAGGGCGGCAAATAGCCATTAAAACCACCGATGGGGGTAAACGCGAAGGCAAGTTGTTGGGTTATACTAATGATGGCGTGCAGATAGAGGAAACCATCAAACAAAAAGGTAAAAAAGCGGAACTGGTTGAAAGCACCATTCCGACAGAAAATATAGCAGAAACTAAAGTTTTAATATCGTTTAAATAA
- the nusA gene encoding transcription termination factor NusA, with protein sequence MSNINLIDSFQEFKDFKNIDRPTMMSVLEDVFRSMIRKKYGTDENCDVIVNTDNGDLEIWRTRTVMEDGFSEDDDLEIELAEAHKHDPDLEVGEEFIEQITLESFGRRAILAARQTLVSKILELEKDEIFKKYKDRVGELISGEVYQVWKKETLVLDDEGNELLLPKSEQIPADYFKKGDSVKAVVHKVDMMNSNPKIIISRTAPEFLQRLFELEVPEIFDGLITIKKIVREPGERAKVAVESYDDRIDPVGACVGMKGSRIHGIVRELKNENIDVINFTNNVQLYIQRALSPAKITTIKLDDERKTAAVYLKPDQVSLAIGRGGHNIKLAGKLTGYEVDVYREADEEEEDVDIEEFSDEIESWIIDEFKRVGLDTAKSILGLGVGELVKRTDLEEETIKEVLSILQAEFE encoded by the coding sequence ATGAGCAATATTAATTTGATCGACTCTTTTCAAGAGTTTAAGGATTTTAAGAACATTGACCGCCCAACAATGATGAGCGTGCTGGAAGATGTATTCCGCAGCATGATTCGTAAAAAATACGGCACCGACGAAAATTGCGACGTAATTGTAAACACCGACAATGGTGACTTAGAGATTTGGCGCACCCGTACCGTTATGGAAGACGGTTTTTCGGAAGATGATGATTTGGAAATTGAACTGGCCGAAGCCCACAAGCACGACCCGGATTTAGAAGTTGGCGAGGAATTTATTGAACAAATTACCCTTGAAAGCTTTGGTCGCCGTGCAATTTTAGCTGCCCGTCAAACCTTGGTATCTAAAATTTTAGAACTGGAGAAAGACGAGATATTCAAAAAATACAAAGACCGTGTAGGCGAGTTGATCAGTGGTGAGGTTTACCAGGTTTGGAAAAAAGAAACCTTAGTGCTTGACGATGAAGGCAATGAGTTATTGCTGCCTAAAAGCGAGCAAATACCAGCCGACTATTTCAAAAAAGGCGATAGCGTAAAAGCAGTAGTGCACAAGGTTGACATGATGAACAGCAACCCTAAGATCATCATTTCGCGTACTGCACCTGAGTTTTTACAACGTTTGTTTGAACTGGAAGTGCCTGAGATTTTTGATGGCTTAATTACCATCAAGAAAATTGTGCGCGAACCGGGCGAGCGTGCTAAAGTTGCCGTTGAATCATACGACGACCGTATTGATCCGGTAGGTGCATGTGTGGGTATGAAAGGTTCACGTATACACGGTATCGTTCGTGAGTTAAAAAACGAAAACATCGACGTAATAAACTTTACCAACAATGTTCAGTTATATATCCAGCGTGCTTTATCACCGGCTAAAATAACCACAATTAAGTTAGATGATGAGCGTAAAACCGCAGCCGTTTACTTAAAACCCGACCAAGTGTCGCTGGCTATTGGCCGTGGCGGACACAATATTAAACTGGCCGGTAAGTTAACCGGTTATGAGGTTGATGTGTATCGCGAAGCTGATGAGGAAGAGGAAGATGTGGATATCGAAGAGTTTTCGGACGAGATTGAAAGCTGGATCATTGACGAGTTTAAGCGTGTTGGTTTAGATACAGCAAAATCAATATTGGGATTAGGTGTAGGCGAGTTAGTTAAACGTACCGACCTGGAAGAAGAAACGATTAAAGAAGTTTTATCAATTCTGCAGGCGGAGTTTGAATAA
- the infB gene encoding translation initiation factor IF-2, giving the protein MSEDKSIKLIKAAKELNIGIGTIVDFLSSKGYKVDRNPMTALNSDMYSTLVKQFAADKIIKEEAKQIIIGKIRRDEPGFVPEKTAEARSNEFEKDEILIKNAGTFAAPSKPKEAEKTEGSLPGVKVVGKIDLDNLNKPAPRPEVKEEPVAKAEPVKPAPAPEPVAKPEPKPEPIAPVAPVAEKPAAPAPVAPAPEPVAAKPEPKPEVAPPAPVAEKPAAASAPQAPVTPAASASPAKPVAEKPENAPAPENQVIRAKAERLTGPNVVGKITLPVDNSRRGGPVASSSNANSADHKRKRKRKENGPNPGGQQGQQGGQGNNQQGGNQQQGGNRPGGFQGNRPGFGNRPGGGPNQGGGNRPGGGFNRNAPSTGPKEEPTEKEIQDQIKATLARLSGAGKSGKFAQRAKFRRQKRDDVAANAEELAMEQDAQSRVLKVTEFVTANELASLMDVSVTQIISTCMSLGMFVSINQRLDAETLSIVADEFGYQIEFVTLAEEETNLDEPDAPEDLVPRAPIVTIMGHVDHGKTSLLDFIRKTNVIGGEAGGITQHIGAYEVTLENKGKITFLDTPGHEAFTAMRARGAQVTDIVIIVIAADDAVMPQTREAINHAQAANVPIIFAYNKIDRPGANPDKIREQLSMMNILVEEWGGKYQTQEISAKSGLNVNLLLEKILLEAELLELKANPNKRAVGNVIEAALDKGRGIVTTVLVQAGTLRVGDPILAGSYSGRVKALTNERGMRVSEAGPSTPVQVLGMQGAPTAGDRFNALESETEARDIANKRLQLQREQGLRTQKHITLDEIGRRLAIGNFKELNIIVKGDVDGSIEALSDSLLKLSTDQIQVNIISKGVGQISESDVLLATASDAIIIGFQVRPSGSARKLAEQEQIDIRLYSIIYDAINEIKTAMEGMLAPTFEEKIVANVEIRETFKISKVGTIAGCMVLDGKITRNSKIRIIREGVVIYTGELASLKRYKDDVKEVATGYECGLNIQNFNNIEVGDIVEAYENVEVKRKL; this is encoded by the coding sequence ATGTCAGAAGACAAAAGTATAAAGTTAATAAAGGCAGCAAAAGAGCTTAACATCGGTATAGGTACCATTGTTGATTTTCTATCTTCAAAAGGATATAAAGTTGACCGTAACCCTATGACGGCGCTTAACAGCGATATGTATAGTACACTGGTAAAGCAGTTTGCAGCCGATAAGATCATTAAGGAAGAAGCCAAGCAAATTATCATCGGTAAAATACGCCGTGATGAGCCTGGCTTTGTGCCTGAAAAGACGGCTGAAGCCCGTTCAAACGAATTTGAAAAGGATGAGATCCTGATTAAAAACGCAGGAACATTTGCTGCCCCCTCTAAACCAAAAGAGGCCGAAAAAACCGAAGGCTCATTGCCTGGTGTTAAAGTAGTAGGCAAAATTGATTTAGATAACTTGAACAAACCGGCTCCTCGCCCTGAGGTAAAGGAAGAGCCTGTGGCCAAAGCAGAGCCTGTTAAACCAGCTCCTGCCCCCGAGCCTGTTGCTAAACCCGAGCCAAAGCCTGAGCCAATTGCTCCGGTAGCCCCTGTGGCCGAAAAACCGGCAGCTCCGGCACCGGTAGCCCCTGCTCCCGAGCCTGTTGCGGCTAAACCCGAGCCGAAGCCAGAAGTTGCGCCTCCTGCACCAGTAGCAGAAAAACCTGCTGCCGCGTCTGCTCCGCAAGCACCGGTTACTCCAGCGGCATCTGCTTCACCGGCCAAACCGGTTGCTGAGAAACCAGAAAACGCTCCGGCTCCTGAAAACCAGGTAATACGTGCCAAAGCCGAACGCCTTACCGGGCCAAACGTTGTTGGTAAAATAACTTTACCGGTTGATAATAGCCGTCGTGGCGGGCCAGTGGCATCGTCATCAAACGCAAATTCGGCCGATCATAAACGCAAACGCAAGCGTAAAGAAAACGGACCAAACCCTGGTGGCCAGCAAGGCCAACAAGGTGGCCAAGGCAATAACCAGCAAGGTGGCAACCAACAACAGGGCGGTAATCGTCCGGGTGGTTTCCAGGGTAATCGTCCGGGCTTTGGTAACCGTCCGGGTGGCGGTCCTAACCAGGGTGGCGGCAACCGTCCGGGTGGTGGTTTTAACCGCAATGCACCGTCAACCGGTCCTAAAGAAGAACCTACAGAAAAAGAAATACAAGACCAGATCAAAGCTACGCTTGCCCGTTTAAGCGGTGCAGGTAAATCGGGTAAATTTGCTCAGCGTGCTAAATTCCGTCGTCAAAAACGTGATGATGTAGCAGCAAATGCTGAAGAACTGGCAATGGAACAGGATGCACAATCAAGAGTGCTGAAAGTTACCGAGTTTGTTACGGCAAACGAGCTGGCCTCTTTAATGGATGTTTCGGTTACGCAAATCATCTCAACCTGTATGAGCCTGGGTATGTTTGTATCCATTAACCAACGTTTGGATGCCGAAACCCTGAGCATTGTGGCCGACGAGTTTGGCTACCAGATAGAGTTTGTTACCCTGGCTGAGGAAGAAACTAACCTTGATGAGCCTGATGCACCGGAAGATTTAGTTCCGCGCGCACCAATTGTTACCATCATGGGTCACGTTGACCACGGTAAAACCTCATTGCTCGATTTTATACGCAAAACCAACGTTATTGGCGGTGAGGCAGGCGGTATTACCCAGCACATTGGCGCCTACGAAGTAACGCTTGAAAATAAAGGGAAAATTACCTTCCTGGATACGCCGGGTCACGAAGCGTTTACCGCTATGCGTGCACGTGGTGCCCAGGTAACCGATATTGTTATCATTGTAATTGCGGCTGATGATGCCGTGATGCCGCAAACCCGCGAGGCTATAAACCACGCGCAGGCTGCAAACGTGCCGATCATATTTGCTTATAACAAAATTGACAGGCCGGGTGCCAACCCTGATAAAATTCGCGAGCAGTTATCAATGATGAACATTTTGGTTGAAGAATGGGGTGGTAAATACCAAACCCAGGAAATATCGGCCAAATCGGGTTTAAATGTTAACTTATTGCTTGAGAAAATATTACTTGAGGCTGAGTTGTTGGAATTGAAAGCCAATCCTAACAAACGTGCCGTAGGTAACGTAATTGAGGCAGCATTAGATAAAGGCCGCGGTATTGTTACCACTGTATTAGTACAGGCAGGTACATTACGTGTGGGCGACCCAATATTAGCAGGTAGCTACAGCGGCCGTGTTAAGGCATTAACCAATGAACGTGGCATGCGTGTAAGCGAGGCCGGCCCAAGCACACCGGTACAAGTACTGGGTATGCAAGGTGCTCCAACTGCAGGCGACCGTTTTAACGCCCTCGAAAGCGAAACCGAAGCACGTGATATTGCTAACAAACGTTTGCAATTACAACGCGAGCAGGGTTTACGTACACAAAAACACATCACGCTTGATGAGATCGGTCGTCGTTTGGCAATTGGTAACTTTAAGGAACTTAACATCATTGTTAAAGGTGACGTGGACGGTTCTATCGAAGCGTTATCAGATTCATTGCTGAAACTTTCAACTGATCAGATTCAGGTAAACATCATATCAAAAGGTGTAGGTCAGATCTCCGAATCAGACGTGTTGCTGGCAACTGCATCAGATGCGATCATCATCGGTTTCCAGGTACGCCCTTCAGGAAGTGCGCGTAAACTTGCCGAGCAAGAGCAGATCGACATCCGCCTGTACTCGATCATATACGATGCCATCAACGAAATTAAAACCGCGATGGAGGGTATGCTTGCGCCTACCTTTGAAGAGAAGATCGTGGCCAACGTTGAGATACGCGAAACCTTCAAAATTAGCAAGGTGGGTACCATTGCAGGTTGTATGGTGTTAGATGGTAAAATAACCCGTAACAGCAAAATACGCATCATTCGCGAAGGTGTGGTAATATACACCGGTGAACTGGCTTCCCTGAAACGCTACAAAGATGATGTGAAAGAAGTTGCTACCGGTTACGAGTGTGGTTTGAACATACAAAACTTTAACAACATTGAAGTAGGCGACATTGTTGAAGCTTACGAAAACGTTGAAGTTAAACGTAAACTGTAA
- a CDS encoding SDR family NAD(P)-dependent oxidoreductase, which yields MANTYIISGPGSGIGRAVAQNLALGGHQCILLGRSVDALIQTLSSLKGTNHRILVADVRDIDSLENAATELGNIALNGLLANAGIGGENYWGEADRWDDIIDTNLTGTYNFVNTFLPNLRRAEGIKHIVITSSILARLGVANYSAYCASKAGLLGLMRSWAVQYAPEEILVNAICPGWVDTEMSQTGLQGIADNIGVTKDEFYDIAMQSVPLRRMSQPDEIAALAAYLLSQRSITGQALDINCGAVMNS from the coding sequence ATGGCAAATACCTATATCATTAGCGGACCAGGCAGCGGCATTGGCCGGGCTGTAGCACAAAATCTGGCTTTGGGTGGGCATCAGTGTATTTTATTGGGACGAAGCGTTGATGCATTGATACAAACCCTGAGCAGTTTAAAAGGCACCAATCACCGCATACTGGTGGCTGATGTACGGGATATTGACAGTCTTGAAAATGCTGCAACCGAATTAGGAAACATTGCCCTTAACGGATTATTAGCCAACGCAGGCATTGGCGGCGAAAATTACTGGGGAGAGGCTGACCGATGGGATGATATTATAGATACCAATCTAACCGGCACTTATAACTTTGTAAATACTTTTTTGCCCAACCTGCGTAGGGCTGAGGGCATTAAGCATATCGTGATCACCTCATCAATTTTGGCACGTTTGGGTGTGGCTAATTATTCGGCGTATTGTGCATCAAAAGCTGGGTTATTAGGTTTAATGCGTTCATGGGCAGTGCAATATGCTCCCGAAGAAATACTGGTAAATGCCATTTGCCCTGGTTGGGTAGATACCGAAATGTCGCAAACAGGCTTACAGGGCATTGCCGATAATATTGGCGTTACAAAAGATGAGTTTTACGATATAGCCATGCAAAGCGTTCCACTGAGGCGCATGAGCCAGCCTGATGAAATTGCAGCACTGGCAGCCTACCTGCTTAGCCAGCGCAGTATAACCGGTCAAGCCCTCGACATAAACTGCGGCGCTGTGATGAACAGCTAA
- a CDS encoding glycoside hydrolase family 10 protein: MSVLTTTTRRLVLMIAAWLTCFQLQAQTDTIRQLYPTPKREFRGVWVATVTNIDWPSAPRLTADKQKTELVNIFNYHEQAGINAVMFQVRPAADAFYAKSREPWSRWLNGAQGVAPSEFYDPLEFAVNEAHKRGMELHAWFNPYRATMDNNPNSVSTQHVTRMHPDWFITYGGRKLFNPGLPDVREYIIQVILDVVKNYDVDGIHMDDYFYPYPISGQRINDQEAWKKYGEAEWEDIKDWRRNNVDTLIQALSDSIHKYKPHMKFGLSPFGIWKNASQDDEGSATSGGSSYYEQFADSRRWVEEGWVDYINPQIYWQFGNRAAAFEKLTNWWSNNSFNRHLYIGMAAYRIGEVRNSAFKNPDQIPAQIRYLRNNPRIQGSVYFSSASLRRNYGGLNDSLKNHYYKTPALPPVMLWLDSIAPNAPRQLTVGALQKGFQLNWLTPLLAKDKELVYGYVVYRFFEGERIDTSDPTHIIHIQYGPLNSYEDTTAERGKRYVYMVTAIDRLKNESDPVGVPAYSR, from the coding sequence ATGAGTGTATTGACGACTACGACCCGAAGATTAGTGCTGATGATAGCCGCCTGGTTAACCTGCTTTCAACTACAGGCCCAAACTGATACTATTAGACAACTTTACCCTACGCCTAAACGCGAGTTTAGAGGGGTGTGGGTGGCTACCGTTACCAATATTGACTGGCCCAGTGCGCCGCGATTAACTGCCGATAAGCAAAAAACCGAACTGGTTAATATTTTTAATTACCATGAGCAAGCCGGTATTAATGCCGTTATGTTTCAGGTAAGGCCCGCTGCCGATGCTTTTTATGCCAAAAGCCGTGAACCATGGTCGAGATGGCTGAACGGAGCGCAAGGCGTTGCACCTTCGGAGTTTTACGATCCGTTGGAATTTGCCGTTAACGAGGCACACAAACGGGGTATGGAGTTACATGCGTGGTTTAACCCCTACCGGGCTACTATGGATAACAACCCTAACAGCGTAAGTACCCAGCATGTTACCCGCATGCATCCCGATTGGTTTATTACCTATGGTGGCCGAAAGCTGTTTAACCCCGGTTTGCCTGATGTGCGCGAGTATATTATACAGGTTATTTTAGATGTGGTGAAGAACTATGATGTAGACGGCATACATATGGACGATTATTTTTACCCATACCCTATTTCGGGCCAACGCATAAACGACCAGGAAGCCTGGAAGAAATACGGTGAAGCTGAATGGGAAGATATTAAAGACTGGCGCCGCAATAACGTAGATACGCTTATACAAGCCCTCTCAGACAGTATACACAAGTATAAGCCTCACATGAAATTTGGCTTAAGCCCTTTTGGAATTTGGAAGAATGCCAGCCAGGATGATGAAGGTTCGGCCACCAGCGGAGGTTCATCATACTATGAGCAATTTGCCGATAGCCGCCGCTGGGTTGAAGAGGGTTGGGTTGATTATATAAATCCACAGATATACTGGCAGTTTGGTAACCGTGCCGCCGCGTTTGAAAAATTAACCAACTGGTGGAGCAACAACAGTTTTAACCGGCACCTGTATATTGGCATGGCGGCTTACCGCATTGGCGAGGTGCGCAACAGTGCCTTTAAAAACCCCGACCAGATACCCGCGCAAATACGTTATTTACGCAATAACCCGCGCATACAGGGCAGTGTATATTTTAGCTCGGCATCGTTACGCCGAAATTACGGCGGACTGAACGATTCGCTTAAAAATCATTATTACAAAACACCTGCCCTGCCACCGGTGATGCTCTGGCTCGATTCTATTGCGCCCAATGCACCGCGGCAATTAACCGTTGGTGCTTTACAAAAAGGATTTCAGTTAAATTGGTTAACCCCGCTGCTGGCTAAAGATAAAGAGCTTGTGTATGGTTACGTAGTATATCGCTTTTTTGAAGGCGAACGTATAGATACTTCTGATCCTACGCACATTATTCATATACAATACGGTCCTTTAAACAGTTACGAAGATACTACCGCCGAACGTGGTAAACGTTATGTATATATGGTTACGGCTATTGATCGTCTTAAAAACGAAAGTGACCCGGTAGGTGTACCGGCGTACTCGCGCTAA